One window of the Leucobacter komagatae genome contains the following:
- a CDS encoding acyl-CoA dehydrogenase family protein has protein sequence MSDRETRHQELAERYLPEELLERFRERAAVYDRENSFFHEDLDELRERGYLTLFVPSEFGGPGLTLNEVSRLQQRLATAAPGTALAINMHLMCTGVIRAMFERGDRSLGYVFEEAMAGEIFAFGISEPANDWVLQGSKSKAEPQEDGGYLLSGVKIFTSLSPVWTRLIVHGLDTATADTDAETLVYGFLERTAEEAAAWGGNGIAVSDQWDVLGMRASHSRATILDGARIRPERVARKIPAGRHPDLLTFAITANFQLLIGSVYAGVARRALDLAAAGMKKRRSAKAGTSHAEVPEARVRLADAHMEFMAVPAQLDAYTRDFDELVDYDSEWPLRLVSARLNASTAARRNAETALICAGGSGFDNGSELSRVYRDATAGLFHPPSADAARPMYAAALLDE, from the coding sequence ATGAGCGACCGAGAGACGCGGCATCAGGAGCTTGCCGAGCGCTACCTGCCCGAGGAACTGCTCGAGCGGTTTCGCGAGCGCGCGGCGGTGTACGACCGCGAGAACAGCTTCTTCCACGAAGACCTCGACGAGCTGCGCGAGCGCGGCTACCTGACGCTGTTCGTGCCGTCGGAATTCGGCGGGCCCGGCCTCACCCTCAACGAAGTGTCGCGGCTGCAACAGCGGCTCGCGACCGCGGCCCCCGGCACGGCGCTCGCGATCAACATGCACCTCATGTGCACGGGCGTCATCCGGGCGATGTTTGAGCGCGGCGACCGATCGCTCGGCTACGTGTTCGAGGAGGCGATGGCCGGCGAGATCTTCGCGTTCGGCATCAGCGAGCCCGCGAACGACTGGGTGCTGCAGGGGTCGAAGTCTAAGGCGGAGCCGCAGGAAGACGGCGGCTACCTGCTCTCGGGCGTGAAGATCTTCACGTCGCTGTCGCCCGTGTGGACGCGGCTCATCGTGCACGGCCTCGACACCGCGACCGCGGACACCGACGCTGAGACGCTCGTCTACGGGTTCCTCGAGCGCACCGCCGAGGAGGCCGCGGCGTGGGGTGGCAACGGTATTGCGGTGTCTGATCAGTGGGACGTGCTCGGCATGCGCGCCTCGCACAGCCGCGCGACAATCCTCGACGGCGCGCGCATCAGGCCGGAGCGGGTCGCCCGGAAGATCCCGGCAGGCCGCCACCCCGACCTGCTCACGTTCGCGATCACCGCGAACTTCCAGCTGCTCATCGGCTCCGTGTACGCGGGCGTCGCGCGCCGGGCGCTCGACCTCGCCGCAGCAGGGATGAAGAAGCGGCGCTCGGCGAAGGCCGGCACCTCGCACGCAGAGGTGCCCGAGGCGCGCGTGCGTCTCGCCGACGCCCACATGGAGTTCATGGCCGTGCCCGCGCAGCTCGACGCGTACACGCGCGACTTCGACGAGCTTGTCGACTACGACTCCGAATGGCCGCTGCGCCTCGTCTCGGCCCGTCTGAACGCGTCGACGGCCGCGCGCCGCAACGCCGAGACCGCGCTCATCTGCGCGGGCGGCTCGGGCTTCGACAACGGCAGCGAGCTCAGCCGCGTCTACCGTGACGCGACCGCGGGCCTCTTCCACCCGCCGAGCGCTGACGCGGCGCGCCCGATGTACGCGGCGGCGCTGCTCGACGAGTAG